TGATGGCTTCAAGCCACATGGACGCGCCGCTTATCACGCTGGACGATGCCGCCAACACGACCGATGTCTACGCTTTTCGCAGCGACGATTCCTCCAACCGGTACTTGACCACCGCCCTGGCGGTCTATCCCTTCGAGGAGCCCGGCATCGGGCCCAACAAGTACAACTTCGATGACAACGTGCTCTACGAGATCCACGTCGCCTTAGGGGACGATCTGGCGGCGGGACGCGCCACTCTCACCTACCAGTTCCGCTTTCAGACTTCCTTCAAGAACCAGGCAACCATTCTGCAAAGCTATCTGGGCGTGGTCGAGAACGTCGACGACGCGGCTCAGAACCTGACTCAACGCTACACGGTCACCCGCGTCGACAACCGCACCCAGCAGGAGACCATGCTGGGCGAATGCGTGGTTCCTCCCAACAACCAGGGCATCGCCACGCCTTTCTATAACCGCGGCAACGACGGCGAGAATCCGGCCAAGGAAGGCGTCTCCCAGTCCTC
This DNA window, taken from Acidobacteriota bacterium, encodes the following:
- a CDS encoding DUF4331 family protein; this translates as MRLKTPLLCPTVLTALAFSAALMASSHMDAPLITLDDAANTTDVYAFRSDDSSNRYLTTALAVYPFEEPGIGPNKYNFDDNVLYEIHVALGDDLAAGRATLTYQFRFQTSFKNQATILQSYLGVVENVDDAAQNLTQRYTVTRVDNRTQQETMLGECVVPPNNQGIATPFYNRGNDGENPAKEGVSQSS